A region of Thermococcus argininiproducens DNA encodes the following proteins:
- the pgiA gene encoding glucose-6-phosphate isomerase: MEYKIPFGVKLDFETGTIENAKKSVRKLSDMKGYFIDEEAQKKMIEESDPVVYEVYAIEQEEKEGDLNFATTVLYPGKVGKEFFMTKGHYHSKIDRAEVYFALKGKGGMLLQTPEGDAKWIPMEPGTIVYVPPYWAHRTINTGNEPFIFLALYPADAGHDYGTIAEKGFSKIVIEENGEIVVKDNPKWQE; this comes from the coding sequence ATGGAGTACAAAATACCTTTCGGTGTCAAACTAGATTTTGAAACAGGAACTATTGAGAATGCAAAGAAAAGTGTTAGGAAGCTCAGTGACATGAAAGGATATTTTATCGACGAAGAAGCACAGAAAAAAATGATTGAAGAAAGTGACCCCGTGGTTTATGAGGTATATGCTATAGAACAGGAAGAAAAGGAAGGAGATTTAAACTTCGCTACAACAGTCCTTTATCCAGGAAAAGTGGGAAAAGAGTTTTTCATGACAAAAGGTCATTATCATTCAAAGATAGATCGAGCAGAAGTTTATTTTGCTCTCAAGGGCAAGGGAGGGATGCTTTTACAAACCCCAGAAGGTGATGCAAAATGGATCCCAATGGAGCCTGGTACAATAGTCTATGTTCCTCCATATTGGGCCCATAGAACAATAAACACTGGAAATGAGCCATTTATCTTTTTAGCCCTCTACCCAGCAGATGCTGGACATGATTATGGAACAATTGCCGAAAAAGGATTTTCTAAAATAGTAATTGAGGAAAACGGGGAAATTGTTGTCAAAGACAATCCAAAATGGCAAGAATAA
- a CDS encoding site-2 protease family protein, translated as MTFEFKKQEIEDLVISFIVLTLVFSRFNIKIIPYVAVGIFTAFIFHEIAHRQVARKYGYYAIYRRWDTGIMLALFLGILSKLLGLRFLFVAVGAVQVYSLYVGWEDREAYGKISLAGPVTNILVGIIAIALLSFGKPSGVVGVSLYYAAYINLLLAFFNLLPIPPLDGYKVLKWNPGYWAVAIGTAFLLQSLL; from the coding sequence ATGACATTTGAGTTCAAGAAACAAGAAATAGAAGACCTAGTAATATCATTCATAGTCCTTACACTTGTTTTTTCCCGTTTTAACATAAAGATAATCCCCTACGTAGCAGTGGGTATTTTCACTGCGTTTATCTTTCACGAAATCGCCCATAGACAAGTAGCCAGAAAGTATGGATATTACGCGATTTATAGAAGATGGGATACTGGAATCATGCTTGCTCTCTTCCTAGGAATTCTTAGCAAATTATTGGGACTTAGATTCCTTTTTGTTGCTGTTGGTGCGGTTCAAGTTTATTCTTTATATGTCGGATGGGAGGATAGAGAGGCATATGGAAAAATAAGTCTCGCCGGACCAGTGACAAACATACTGGTAGGAATAATTGCCATAGCCTTATTGAGTTTTGGGAAGCCTTCCGGAGTTGTTGGAGTTTCTCTTTATTACGCTGCTTATATCAATCTATTGCTGGCATTCTTTAATCTCCTCCCAATACCACCACTAGACGGTTATAAGGTTCTAAAGTGGAATCCTGGTTATTGGGCAGTTGCAATAGGAACTGCTTTTCTCCTTCAATCCCTTCTCTAA
- a CDS encoding KH domain-containing protein yields the protein MREELKRMLKVEILEIEYEQDKIIVYVPKDQIRIAVGSGGSAVKAAELVLGKKIEIRGR from the coding sequence ATGAGAGAAGAACTCAAACGCATGCTCAAAGTTGAGATCCTAGAGATCGAGTACGAACAAGATAAGATAATTGTTTATGTCCCTAAAGACCAAATTAGAATAGCCGTAGGTAGCGGAGGAAGTGCTGTCAAAGCAGCGGAGCTTGTTCTCGGTAAAAAAATTGAAATCAGAGGTAGATGA
- a CDS encoding NYN domain-containing protein, which translates to MSQKDNQPLQIGLVVNGPNILSKRFNIRIEDIPNILRSLGRIVIGKVVLNHNIAPKLVEIILDSGLEPIIVNGRVDVAVAVETMKIIYNPKINILALGVRDAHFMPLVIEAKKMGKEVIIITPKDEISDALQNTADKVIELSGNQFRDWTATSSKLTSP; encoded by the coding sequence ATGTCCCAAAAAGACAACCAACCTCTACAAATTGGTTTGGTTGTCAATGGTCCCAATATCTTATCGAAACGATTTAACATCAGGATTGAGGATATTCCAAATATTTTGAGAAGTCTTGGAAGAATCGTGATAGGAAAAGTCGTTCTTAACCATAACATCGCTCCAAAACTTGTTGAGATTATCCTTGACTCTGGTTTGGAGCCGATCATTGTTAATGGGAGAGTTGATGTAGCTGTTGCCGTTGAGACTATGAAAATAATCTACAACCCAAAAATAAACATTCTAGCATTAGGAGTTAGAGATGCACACTTCATGCCTCTTGTCATAGAAGCCAAAAAGATGGGGAAAGAAGTAATTATTATCACCCCAAAAGACGAAATAAGCGATGCACTACAAAATACTGCAGACAAGGTTATAGAGCTTTCAGGAAACCAGTTTCGAGATTGGACTGCAACATCTTCAAAATTAACCTCTCCTTAA
- the cpsA gene encoding carboxypeptidase CpsA, producing the protein MEIESRVMDLAKQLEPYIIERRRDFHMYPETRFEEVRTSSIVEEELKKLGYKVLRTAETGIIGILNDGTDGKTVALRADMDALPIQEENDVPYKSRIPGKMHACGHDAHTAMLLGAARILAELKEKLKGTVKLIFQPGEEGGAGAKRIVEEGHIDDVNAIFGIHVWGHLPSGTIATKEGPIMASSDGFIIRIKGKGGHAASPHLTNDPTAPATDIYNALQKIVSRSVNPLSPIVITTPMIEASHGYNVIPDSVEIKGTLRTFDSKLRAKVIEKIEKIVQQYSAAWDCEGSLELFRIPYPPTINTPELAKFVMKTARELGPTTKAEMTMGAEDFAFYLQKVPGAFIFLGIRNEEKGIIYPHHHPRFDVDEGVLWKGSALYSLLAYKYLKGDK; encoded by the coding sequence ATGGAGATTGAATCCCGAGTTATGGATCTTGCAAAACAATTAGAACCGTATATCATTGAGAGAAGAAGAGATTTCCATATGTATCCAGAGACTAGATTTGAGGAAGTTAGAACTTCTAGTATTGTAGAAGAAGAACTCAAAAAGCTTGGGTATAAAGTTCTCCGAACCGCCGAAACAGGTATCATTGGAATTTTAAATGATGGAACAGATGGCAAGACTGTTGCTTTGAGGGCTGATATGGATGCGTTGCCGATTCAGGAGGAGAATGATGTCCCTTACAAGTCCAGAATTCCAGGAAAAATGCACGCTTGCGGTCATGATGCACATACGGCAATGCTCCTCGGAGCAGCAAGAATACTAGCTGAACTTAAAGAAAAGCTCAAAGGGACTGTGAAATTAATATTCCAACCAGGAGAAGAAGGTGGCGCTGGGGCTAAAAGAATTGTCGAAGAAGGACATATAGATGACGTCAATGCAATATTTGGTATCCATGTATGGGGTCATCTTCCCTCTGGAACCATTGCCACAAAAGAAGGTCCTATAATGGCGTCATCTGACGGGTTTATTATTCGAATAAAAGGAAAAGGTGGACATGCTGCATCACCCCATCTAACAAATGACCCTACAGCTCCAGCCACAGATATATACAATGCGCTTCAAAAGATTGTCTCAAGAAGTGTTAATCCTTTATCTCCCATAGTTATCACAACTCCCATGATAGAAGCCAGTCATGGATATAATGTAATTCCTGACAGTGTAGAAATAAAAGGAACCTTGCGAACGTTTGATTCTAAACTTAGAGCTAAGGTAATAGAAAAAATAGAGAAGATAGTACAGCAGTACTCAGCTGCTTGGGACTGTGAAGGAAGTCTTGAGTTATTTAGAATCCCTTATCCTCCAACAATTAACACCCCAGAACTTGCTAAGTTTGTTATGAAAACTGCGCGAGAATTAGGACCCACTACTAAAGCAGAAATGACCATGGGGGCTGAGGACTTTGCATTTTACTTACAAAAAGTTCCTGGTGCATTTATCTTCTTGGGAATTAGAAATGAAGAAAAAGGGATAATCTATCCTCATCATCATCCTAGATTTGACGTTGATGAGGGTGTACTTTGGAAGGGGTCTGCTTTGTATTCCCTCCTAGCCTACAAGTATCTGAAAGGGGATAAATAA
- a CDS encoding AbgT family transporter, whose translation MPKEKSGALMRFINWIEKVGNKLPHMFWIFLGLWVLVILLSGVLAGISAIDPAKGEEVTIISLLNKEGLYWILTNIVKNFAQFPPLGLVLVMMMAAGFAERAGFIPALMRTLTKVPDKYLIPAIFILGICGNLASDASLVIIPPLTAALFYSRRKDPIFGLILGYAAASSGFTANLFIAGTDVLLSGITDAAAKIVDSNYNVYPTANYYFMVASTFIITAVATIFTVKYAMPRFARWEKEYEHAQVPEEYLKPITDYEIRALKKALLAAGGYFLLMLLLTIMPNGPLRDPTQNTIVPSTFLKGMVPILFLFFVIGGYVYGKSVGTVKRLTDMVNYMADAMKTMASYLVIILPIANFTYTFKHTNMASVLAIKLADFLKSAGFTGIGLFISIILIATFINLFITSGSTKWAFLAPVLVPMMYYLGYTPEWAQLLYRLGDSSTNSFTPLSPYFPVIIGYASIYKKDVGIGTIISRTFLYSMLFLVTWIILAIIWYLLGLPLGPGAPINL comes from the coding sequence ATGCCTAAGGAAAAAAGCGGAGCATTAATGCGATTTATAAACTGGATAGAAAAAGTAGGCAACAAACTTCCCCATATGTTTTGGATTTTCTTGGGCCTCTGGGTCTTGGTTATCCTGCTTTCAGGTGTTTTGGCAGGAATATCGGCGATAGATCCAGCGAAAGGTGAAGAAGTTACAATAATAAGTCTACTCAATAAGGAAGGATTATATTGGATTTTAACTAACATAGTCAAAAACTTTGCACAGTTTCCACCCCTTGGATTAGTATTAGTTATGATGATGGCAGCAGGATTTGCTGAAAGGGCAGGTTTTATTCCCGCACTTATGAGAACTCTGACAAAAGTTCCTGACAAATATTTGATTCCCGCTATATTCATTTTAGGAATCTGTGGAAACCTTGCCTCTGATGCTTCTTTAGTCATAATTCCTCCACTTACAGCGGCATTGTTCTATTCCAGAAGAAAAGACCCAATATTTGGACTTATACTTGGATATGCTGCTGCGTCCTCTGGTTTTACAGCAAACTTATTCATAGCAGGAACTGATGTACTACTGTCAGGAATAACTGACGCGGCAGCTAAAATTGTAGACTCCAATTACAATGTATATCCAACTGCAAACTATTACTTTATGGTAGCTTCAACATTCATAATTACTGCTGTTGCCACAATATTCACTGTAAAGTATGCAATGCCCCGATTTGCTAGATGGGAAAAAGAATACGAGCATGCTCAAGTTCCAGAAGAGTACCTAAAACCTATTACAGACTATGAAATAAGAGCTCTAAAGAAGGCCCTTTTGGCTGCAGGTGGATATTTCCTTTTGATGTTATTGCTAACAATAATGCCCAACGGGCCACTAAGAGATCCTACTCAAAATACAATAGTACCTTCTACGTTCCTTAAGGGCATGGTTCCAATCTTGTTCCTGTTCTTCGTAATTGGTGGATATGTTTATGGAAAAAGCGTTGGTACAGTTAAAAGGCTTACCGACATGGTAAATTACATGGCAGATGCCATGAAAACCATGGCATCTTACTTGGTCATAATCTTGCCCATAGCAAACTTTACTTATACATTCAAACACACAAACATGGCCTCAGTGCTTGCAATAAAGCTTGCGGATTTCCTCAAGTCCGCAGGATTCACTGGTATTGGTCTATTCATATCTATAATCCTAATAGCCACTTTCATTAATCTCTTCATAACAAGTGGATCCACTAAATGGGCGTTTTTAGCCCCTGTTCTCGTGCCAATGATGTACTACTTAGGATACACTCCAGAGTGGGCACAACTGCTCTACAGACTTGGTGACTCAAGCACTAACTCATTTACCCCATTGTCTCCTTACTTCCCAGTTATCATTGGATATGCAAGTATTTACAAGAAAGATGTGGGAATTGGTACAATAATTTCAAGAACGTTCTTGTACTCTATGCTCTTCCTAGTCACATGGATCATACTAGCAATAATATGGTATCTTCTAGGACTCCCACTAGGGCCTGGGGCACCAATTAACTTGTGA
- a CDS encoding Lrp/AsnC family transcriptional regulator — protein MKLIEEVLVMDLDHDEILVLKTVFKGKLDDLDIKIYQALREDGRISDTKIAEKLGISITTVRRRRLRLQEEGILQIIGLLLLKAADAAYADVLVKLNQQIRIEEINEFIHEAMKNPRIYEVTMYLGGDYDLLLRFFETNLERLRYHVDKFLRNHKVVDRYSVYPAIGSPKAWYKSFKLKF, from the coding sequence ATGAAATTAATCGAGGAGGTTCTAGTTATGGATCTAGATCATGACGAAATCTTAGTTCTAAAAACAGTTTTTAAAGGAAAATTAGACGATTTGGATATAAAAATATACCAAGCATTAAGAGAGGATGGGCGAATAAGTGATACCAAAATTGCAGAAAAGCTTGGCATTTCTATAACTACAGTTAGGCGGAGACGATTACGACTCCAAGAAGAGGGGATATTACAAATAATCGGTCTCCTGCTTTTGAAAGCAGCTGATGCTGCATATGCTGATGTCTTGGTTAAATTAAACCAGCAAATCCGAATTGAAGAGATCAACGAATTTATTCATGAAGCAATGAAAAATCCCAGAATATACGAAGTAACCATGTATCTTGGAGGAGATTATGACCTTCTGTTAAGATTTTTTGAAACTAATCTAGAACGACTTAGATACCATGTGGATAAATTTCTTAGGAATCACAAAGTAGTGGATAGATACAGTGTTTATCCTGCAATAGGAAGCCCAAAAGCATGGTACAAATCATTTAAATTGAAGTTCTAA
- a CDS encoding TraB domain-containing protein encodes MSYLRYVKILGTMHVSPRSREEVRRLILKENPDAIAIELDKQRFYALRSSKKLTLQEALKLGRKALLAYILMKVEEKIGEEFGMKPGGEMEEAIQMAGFLRIPLYLIDEDIQIIMEKLLKAPFREKLLLLIESALVFFPIVPVEGESENIMESYKIMMYRFKIRYPYLFKVLVEERNNIMARHLKFIVDELKKAGIKKPKVIAIVGLGHKKGIERILNSYKEQKDLLNKKTNLHW; translated from the coding sequence ATGAGCTATCTTCGATACGTTAAGATCCTCGGAACTATGCACGTGTCTCCAAGGAGTAGGGAAGAAGTCAGACGGTTGATCCTAAAGGAAAACCCTGATGCTATAGCTATTGAACTCGACAAACAACGATTCTATGCCCTTAGATCTTCTAAAAAACTCACACTTCAAGAAGCCTTGAAACTTGGGAGAAAAGCACTTTTGGCTTACATTCTAATGAAAGTTGAAGAGAAAATTGGAGAAGAGTTTGGAATGAAGCCAGGGGGAGAAATGGAAGAAGCTATTCAAATGGCAGGTTTTCTAAGAATTCCCCTTTATCTAATCGACGAGGATATACAAATAATCATGGAGAAGCTTTTGAAAGCTCCGTTTAGGGAGAAACTCCTTCTTCTAATTGAAAGTGCTTTAGTGTTCTTTCCAATAGTCCCCGTTGAGGGAGAGTCAGAAAACATTATGGAAAGCTACAAAATAATGATGTATCGTTTTAAAATAAGATATCCCTATTTGTTTAAAGTTTTAGTAGAGGAAAGGAATAATATAATGGCAAGACACCTCAAATTTATTGTAGATGAACTTAAAAAGGCTGGTATCAAAAAGCCTAAAGTAATTGCTATAGTGGGTCTAGGACACAAAAAAGGAATAGAGAGAATCCTAAATTCATATAAAGAGCAAAAAGATTTATTAAACAAAAAGACAAATCTACACTGGTGA
- a CDS encoding ribonuclease Z, which translates to MLEVIFLGTGGIMPNKERNVPAIALKYKSEIILWDIGEGTLRQFNIAKLSPMKIDKIFITHFHGDHYLGLMSFIQTMSLWNRERPLHIYGPKYTFEFVQNYLKSGFFRAGFEIHVHELGEARLKFGEYEIWSFKVKHGVPALGYVFKEKDKRGSFDIEKIRKLGLIPGSWMKKLEKEGKVEIDGRIIHLEDVTGKPKKGVKVVYTGDTEPCERVKLFSENADLLIHEATYIDKADRNESYHSTVSEACEIAKKAKVKLLALFHRAPRYTYEEYCTRAREVCNYKFIIPRDFDVIKVGEGYELSSIR; encoded by the coding sequence ATGCTTGAAGTAATTTTCCTTGGGACTGGAGGCATAATGCCAAATAAAGAGAGAAATGTTCCTGCTATAGCTCTAAAGTATAAGAGCGAGATAATACTATGGGATATTGGAGAAGGCACATTACGACAGTTCAATATCGCCAAGCTGAGCCCAATGAAGATTGACAAGATTTTCATAACTCATTTTCATGGCGACCACTATCTTGGCCTGATGAGCTTTATCCAAACCATGAGCCTATGGAATAGGGAAAGGCCGCTTCATATCTATGGCCCAAAATATACTTTTGAATTCGTACAAAATTATTTAAAAAGTGGATTTTTCAGAGCTGGATTTGAAATTCACGTTCATGAACTTGGAGAAGCTAGATTAAAGTTCGGAGAATATGAAATATGGAGTTTTAAAGTTAAGCATGGCGTCCCTGCTTTGGGATATGTATTTAAAGAAAAGGATAAGAGGGGAAGTTTTGATATTGAAAAGATTAGAAAGCTAGGATTAATCCCAGGTTCTTGGATGAAAAAGCTTGAAAAAGAAGGAAAAGTGGAAATTGATGGCAGAATAATACACCTTGAAGACGTGACTGGAAAGCCCAAAAAAGGAGTAAAAGTAGTATATACTGGGGACACCGAACCATGTGAGAGAGTGAAACTTTTTTCAGAAAACGCTGACCTACTGATACACGAAGCCACATATATAGATAAAGCAGACAGAAACGAGAGTTATCACTCAACAGTTTCCGAAGCTTGTGAAATAGCAAAAAAAGCCAAAGTTAAACTTTTAGCCCTCTTTCATAGAGCACCTAGATACACTTATGAAGAGTACTGTACGAGAGCACGTGAAGTATGCAACTACAAATTTATAATTCCAAGGGACTTTGATGTCATTAAAGTTGGTGAGGGGTATGAGCTATCTTCGATACGTTAA
- a CDS encoding DUF257 family protein, with product MWEILDKIKPGEIVLVEYSSNMNPTRILHEIIKWAKSKEYQVLITDMYNLVELHTYRMKMEGLDMEVLNWAKIIEIGRHEPTVGEVIKFIPVDRELLALLAEYKEVYEEFVNKNFTVVLFFGLERYMLFKNEVVSFVSILERFLGDTRRISIYFVNRDVLTNISPDPLPLLEELATTIMKFQKGTKKIKFTINKALNPELEGYEEYC from the coding sequence ATGTGGGAGATACTCGACAAAATAAAGCCTGGTGAGATTGTACTGGTCGAGTACTCTTCAAATATGAACCCCACCAGAATTCTCCATGAAATTATCAAATGGGCCAAAAGCAAAGAATATCAGGTCTTAATCACAGATATGTACAATCTAGTAGAGCTCCATACCTATCGCATGAAAATGGAAGGATTGGACATGGAAGTATTGAACTGGGCAAAAATCATAGAGATCGGGCGACATGAGCCTACAGTAGGAGAGGTAATAAAGTTCATTCCTGTAGATAGAGAATTATTAGCATTATTAGCAGAGTATAAAGAAGTTTATGAGGAGTTTGTGAATAAAAACTTTACCGTCGTCCTATTCTTTGGACTAGAAAGATACATGCTATTCAAAAATGAAGTTGTGTCCTTTGTAAGTATTCTTGAGAGATTCTTAGGAGACACACGAAGAATATCAATATACTTTGTAAACAGAGATGTTCTAACAAACATCTCTCCTGACCCCCTTCCCTTGCTTGAAGAACTTGCCACAACCATAATGAAATTCCAGAAAGGGACAAAAAAGATCAAGTTCACTATTAATAAAGCATTAAACCCCGAACTTGAAGGATATGAGGAATATTGTTAA